The Paenibacillus sp. FSL R7-0204 genome includes a region encoding these proteins:
- a CDS encoding tail fiber domain-containing protein has translation MPKDMKRMNYFNGLLLKEEDLTLDQNYHKRVRQLHNRHFHDWGVVDGLKVTMRDGITVEIAPGFALNRVTDPEHNEEISQEIMVSDAHPDRVINLSGYSTSDQIYISISYKEKLTDTDLLKGGGNPIHVLEQANIDISSRKPADVHQNILLARVNLKHSQDGSLTIGGIYETDVDGSQLVTRAAGGTVLKADQIIIGKEKKPETPFLSNSKDLDGEEGSRLNVHAVLTEFTGDIKAGAISTYGSVDIDGALSVTSGSAAVFKVNESGDLEVSGASTMEGPFSAKQGIEVSGGMAMLDVPQVIIGGSKVTLNQNAAEDDRMGIEILRKDHSSAKLQWDEKNKSWMIGTEVQAGDDASGLFKVAYGADWEQLHHGANADSLHSHSQLMAADGKPSLRTDNEGTVLVDRGMSVSGTLVSQKDGLEVFRGATLPNAKIAWNEAAKSWQTGTVSGDMTNIPDGKQWEELTGGNRNADALHTHRQFHNEDKSLLALEIGADGNVNIPHELMVGETLTVNKLIVREEEVVIRKVEQEVADSFLTVNKAEDHTALGNKGGLDVYRGSQLPAARMEWNEADRKWRIGLEGSMSDIPYGNKWDTLTSGAVADASHKHSTLSTPSGGTILSADAQGRLSASGNMELGGTLLAKGSTTLKSDLSVGGSATIEGNLTVKGTTTFVKKEDLVVVSNRIELNKFEGNSSSLKQSSIEVYRGKLNPSAKLLWDETDGRWKLGLGDELSNIAYGSNWDALTGGVSSDADGLHRHNSLSDSMGNTAVQVTADGDFEMINDAEVQGSLTVNNGAEVSGGLAVQGLVKVDGNLIVKGTTTTLNREDLVVTNNVIEINKFAGDTPPAAESGIEVFRGESQPPARMFWNESERKWKVGIGNSLENVASGSSWDKLTQMASADALHLHSQLYNPKSDILALSASAGGDVDIHHDLTVGSNLTVAGELEIRGASAKIATDELDIGSPWITLNKVGGTVKSLAGSGLEIYRGPDQNPVKLAWDEVKDQWQLATPADSAAVVVDSSGNIQASGAVKAAGAAITGAVTAASAAIAGTVTVGDGIEVLQGTETNAQIKWAKDRWKLGTAGRTVLSLTRSGKMGVGTDNPTEVLDVAGKAVFRTETEVSGAASFSGKLTAHSDAVFEGPATFNKGINAAGAVISNHAVVSGNVTAGGFEAPRGLDKDGNPKKNARIYWNNELNSWFYGDGDKFAEFGTGKGGQHQLYNSLGNAVTLSSDAKGYIGIGTTVPLALLDVRATGGDSLFSVTKDGEVGIGTVTPQALLDVKVPGKDSLFMVTKSGEVGIGTLSPDPKSKLDVQGNTVIRGELSAVSASISKDLTVNGNLTVNGDVVTINAAELEIEDSIIRVNKYDPKSDHIVQNAGLEVFRGGTALPAQLLWDETADEWLAGVSDTLKVIEFKGHIHPEYAALAEAITVDEGNVGIGTDARAAKLEVKGNAVVSGSLTVTEASLSGGLAAANATISGLAALKEVTVSGGFTAQDAAITGDLTVSKGIAVDRGTDQKAQLLWDDAQKVWTAGIEGSMKQLSYSGHTHQELSELTGVLKIASGNVGIGTAAPAAKLEVNGNAVVSGLMTVTDAAVSGKLTAADAECSGMLRAKDAEVTGSLTLSRGIDVGRGTGAKAQIVWNEEMAEWQLGLAGSLKQLSYSGHTHKELTDLNAVLKVSSGNIGIGTAAPAAKLDVSGNAAVSGRLTVSDAVVNGALTVKNAVIDTLLKAADAEFTGTFNAQDAAFTGTLSAKELTLSDTLNVKDAMISGSLTVTRGIELDRGKDKKAQILWDTTANAWQAGIEGNMQKLVCQDADYDELVQVAGALTLDSSSNVGIGKAPADNYKLDVNGNLRATNFAQTSSRTYKENIASLPVKKALELLNKLKPVTFNYKTENGKQQNIGFIAEDVPQIFSTADHKSVVLMDIIGVLTTVVQKQQKEAQDMRKQVNELKVQVTALAGA, from the coding sequence GTGCCAAAGGATATGAAACGCATGAATTATTTCAACGGGCTGCTGCTGAAGGAAGAGGATCTGACGCTGGATCAGAATTACCATAAGCGTGTGCGGCAGCTGCATAACCGTCATTTTCATGATTGGGGAGTCGTGGATGGCCTTAAGGTCACCATGCGGGACGGGATAACCGTTGAGATCGCTCCGGGCTTTGCCCTCAACCGTGTCACCGACCCGGAGCACAATGAGGAGATCAGCCAGGAAATTATGGTCAGTGACGCTCACCCGGATCGGGTGATTAATCTCTCCGGGTACAGCACTTCGGATCAGATCTATATTTCTATCAGCTATAAGGAAAAGCTGACGGATACAGATCTGCTCAAGGGAGGAGGCAACCCCATCCATGTGCTGGAGCAGGCGAACATTGATATAAGCTCCCGGAAGCCCGCAGATGTACACCAGAATATCCTGCTGGCCCGTGTGAATCTGAAGCATTCCCAGGACGGGTCCTTAACGATCGGCGGGATCTATGAGACGGATGTAGACGGGTCTCAGCTTGTGACCAGGGCCGCTGGCGGGACGGTGCTTAAGGCGGATCAGATCATTATCGGCAAAGAGAAGAAGCCCGAAACGCCCTTCCTCAGCAACTCGAAGGACCTGGACGGCGAGGAAGGGAGCCGGCTTAATGTTCACGCTGTGCTGACAGAGTTCACTGGCGACATCAAGGCCGGGGCCATCAGCACTTATGGATCAGTGGATATAGACGGCGCGTTATCTGTAACCTCGGGTAGCGCAGCGGTGTTCAAGGTGAATGAGTCCGGCGATTTGGAGGTCTCCGGCGCGTCAACCATGGAGGGTCCTTTCTCCGCGAAGCAAGGGATTGAAGTCAGCGGGGGGATGGCGATGCTGGATGTTCCCCAGGTTATCATCGGCGGAAGCAAGGTCACCTTGAATCAGAATGCGGCTGAAGATGACCGGATGGGGATCGAGATCCTGCGCAAGGATCATTCCAGCGCCAAGCTGCAATGGGATGAGAAGAATAAGAGCTGGATGATTGGAACCGAAGTGCAGGCGGGTGACGATGCCAGCGGATTGTTCAAGGTGGCTTATGGAGCAGACTGGGAGCAGCTGCATCACGGTGCGAATGCGGATAGTCTGCATAGCCATAGCCAGCTGATGGCTGCGGATGGCAAGCCGTCACTTCGCACGGACAACGAGGGGACGGTCCTGGTTGACCGGGGAATGAGCGTATCCGGGACACTGGTATCCCAGAAGGATGGCCTGGAGGTCTTCCGGGGAGCCACGCTGCCTAATGCCAAGATAGCCTGGAATGAAGCCGCGAAATCCTGGCAGACCGGCACCGTGAGCGGGGATATGACCAATATTCCTGACGGGAAGCAGTGGGAGGAGCTGACCGGCGGCAACCGGAACGCAGATGCTCTGCATACCCACAGGCAGTTCCATAACGAAGACAAGAGCCTGCTTGCGCTGGAGATCGGTGCGGACGGCAATGTGAATATCCCCCATGAGCTGATGGTCGGCGAGACCCTGACCGTGAATAAGCTGATTGTCCGGGAAGAAGAGGTGGTCATCCGGAAGGTTGAGCAGGAGGTAGCAGACAGCTTCCTTACGGTCAATAAGGCGGAAGACCACACAGCTCTGGGTAACAAGGGAGGGCTGGATGTCTACCGGGGCAGCCAGCTTCCGGCAGCACGCATGGAGTGGAATGAAGCAGACCGCAAGTGGAGAATCGGGCTTGAAGGCAGCATGTCCGACATTCCCTACGGGAACAAATGGGACACACTGACCAGCGGGGCTGTGGCGGATGCTTCCCACAAGCACAGCACACTGAGTACGCCGTCCGGCGGAACGATTCTGTCGGCAGACGCCCAGGGACGGCTGTCCGCATCCGGGAATATGGAGCTCGGCGGTACGCTGCTGGCTAAGGGCAGTACCACGCTGAAGTCCGACCTGAGTGTTGGAGGATCGGCTACGATTGAAGGAAATCTGACGGTCAAGGGCACCACTACCTTCGTCAAAAAGGAAGATCTGGTGGTGGTCAGCAACCGGATTGAGCTCAATAAATTCGAGGGGAATAGTTCCTCCCTGAAGCAGAGCAGCATTGAGGTCTACCGGGGCAAGCTGAACCCGAGCGCCAAGCTGCTCTGGGACGAGACGGATGGCAGATGGAAGCTGGGACTCGGCGATGAACTGTCCAATATTGCCTATGGGAGTAATTGGGACGCGTTGACCGGAGGGGTCAGCTCGGATGCAGATGGCCTGCACCGGCACAATTCCCTGAGCGATAGCATGGGCAACACGGCTGTCCAGGTTACTGCAGACGGTGATTTTGAAATGATCAATGATGCTGAGGTGCAGGGCTCCCTGACCGTCAATAACGGGGCGGAAGTCAGCGGAGGTCTGGCGGTTCAGGGCCTGGTTAAGGTAGACGGCAATCTGATCGTCAAAGGCACCACGACCACGCTTAACCGTGAGGATCTGGTCGTCACCAATAACGTCATTGAGATCAACAAATTCGCAGGGGATACCCCGCCAGCCGCCGAGAGCGGCATTGAAGTGTTCCGGGGAGAATCGCAGCCGCCGGCCAGAATGTTCTGGAACGAAAGCGAGCGGAAGTGGAAGGTGGGTATCGGAAATTCGCTGGAGAATGTCGCCAGCGGCAGCTCCTGGGACAAGCTGACACAGATGGCGAGTGCGGATGCTCTGCATCTTCATAGCCAGCTGTACAATCCGAAGAGTGACATCCTGGCACTCAGCGCCAGCGCCGGAGGGGATGTGGATATTCACCATGACTTGACGGTGGGCAGCAATCTGACGGTAGCCGGAGAGCTGGAGATCCGGGGGGCCTCGGCCAAAATTGCCACAGATGAGCTGGATATCGGCAGTCCCTGGATTACCCTTAATAAGGTTGGTGGAACAGTCAAGTCGCTTGCGGGTAGCGGACTTGAGATCTATCGCGGCCCGGATCAGAATCCGGTCAAGCTCGCCTGGGATGAGGTCAAGGACCAGTGGCAGCTGGCAACACCTGCGGATAGTGCGGCGGTAGTAGTGGATTCATCCGGCAATATCCAGGCGTCCGGTGCAGTGAAGGCTGCAGGTGCTGCGATTACAGGAGCCGTTACTGCCGCCAGTGCGGCAATTGCAGGAACAGTGACGGTCGGAGACGGCATTGAGGTGCTGCAAGGCACCGAGACTAATGCGCAGATCAAGTGGGCTAAGGACCGCTGGAAGCTGGGTACTGCCGGCAGAACGGTTCTCAGCCTGACCCGCAGCGGCAAGATGGGGGTGGGCACGGATAATCCGACCGAAGTCCTGGATGTGGCAGGCAAGGCGGTTTTCCGGACGGAGACAGAGGTCTCTGGCGCGGCATCCTTCTCAGGTAAGCTGACCGCTCATAGTGATGCTGTATTTGAAGGCCCCGCTACTTTTAACAAAGGGATTAATGCAGCGGGTGCCGTGATTAGCAATCATGCGGTGGTGTCCGGGAATGTGACTGCCGGAGGGTTCGAGGCTCCGCGCGGTCTGGATAAAGACGGCAACCCTAAGAAGAATGCACGGATCTACTGGAATAATGAGCTGAATTCTTGGTTCTATGGCGATGGGGACAAGTTCGCTGAGTTCGGCACCGGGAAGGGCGGCCAGCATCAACTCTACAATTCACTTGGCAATGCGGTTACCTTGTCTTCGGATGCAAAGGGTTATATCGGCATCGGAACCACAGTTCCGCTGGCCCTGCTGGATGTTAGAGCAACTGGCGGAGATAGCTTGTTCAGTGTTACCAAAGACGGAGAGGTCGGCATCGGAACCGTGACTCCGCAGGCGCTTCTGGATGTGAAGGTACCAGGCAAAGACAGCTTGTTCATGGTTACCAAAAGTGGAGAGGTCGGCATTGGAACCTTAAGCCCTGACCCTAAGTCCAAGCTGGATGTTCAAGGCAATACAGTAATCCGCGGGGAGCTTAGTGCAGTTAGCGCCTCCATCTCCAAGGATCTGACGGTGAACGGAAATCTGACGGTGAATGGCGATGTCGTGACGATCAACGCGGCTGAGCTTGAGATTGAGGACAGCATTATAAGAGTTAACAAATATGATCCTAAGAGTGATCACATTGTCCAAAATGCCGGTCTGGAGGTATTCCGCGGCGGCACCGCTCTTCCAGCCCAGCTGCTATGGGATGAGACTGCCGATGAATGGCTGGCCGGAGTCTCAGATACCCTGAAGGTCATAGAGTTCAAAGGTCATATCCACCCCGAGTATGCTGCTCTGGCGGAGGCGATCACTGTTGACGAAGGCAATGTCGGGATTGGCACGGATGCCCGGGCCGCTAAGCTGGAGGTCAAAGGGAATGCCGTTGTCAGCGGATCATTGACGGTTACAGAGGCTTCATTAAGCGGCGGCTTGGCGGCAGCAAATGCAACGATCAGCGGCTTGGCTGCACTTAAGGAGGTCACCGTCAGCGGAGGTTTCACAGCTCAGGATGCCGCCATCACCGGCGATCTTACGGTCAGTAAGGGAATTGCAGTGGACAGAGGAACGGATCAGAAGGCACAGCTGCTCTGGGATGATGCCCAGAAGGTCTGGACGGCGGGTATTGAAGGAAGCATGAAACAGCTATCCTACAGCGGTCATACACACCAGGAGCTGTCGGAGCTGACCGGGGTGCTGAAGATCGCCTCCGGGAATGTCGGCATCGGCACCGCCGCTCCAGCCGCCAAGCTTGAGGTGAACGGCAATGCGGTGGTATCCGGGCTTATGACCGTTACAGATGCGGCAGTCAGCGGCAAGTTAACGGCTGCGGATGCCGAATGTAGCGGAATGCTCCGCGCGAAGGATGCTGAAGTTACGGGAAGCCTTACGCTTAGCCGGGGGATTGATGTGGGTAGGGGAACCGGTGCCAAGGCACAGATTGTATGGAACGAAGAGATGGCTGAATGGCAGCTGGGGCTTGCAGGCAGCCTGAAGCAGCTCTCGTACAGCGGTCATACGCATAAGGAGCTTACGGATCTGAATGCTGTGCTGAAGGTGTCCTCGGGCAATATCGGAATCGGCACCGCCGCTCCAGCCGCCAAGCTGGATGTGAGCGGTAATGCGGCGGTATCCGGTAGATTAACCGTCTCTGACGCTGTTGTGAACGGGGCGTTAACCGTGAAGAACGCAGTGATCGACACGTTACTAAAGGCAGCGGATGCCGAATTTACAGGAACGTTCAACGCGCAGGACGCCGCCTTCACAGGTACATTGTCAGCGAAGGAACTAACCCTCAGTGATACACTGAACGTGAAGGATGCCATGATCAGCGGCAGCCTGACGGTTACCCGGGGGATCGAGCTGGACCGGGGCAAGGATAAGAAGGCACAGATTCTCTGGGATACTACGGCAAATGCATGGCAGGCGGGCATTGAGGGAAATATGCAGAAGCTGGTCTGCCAGGATGCCGACTATGATGAACTGGTCCAGGTGGCGGGCGCATTGACACTAGATTCCAGCAGCAATGTCGGCATTGGTAAAGCGCCCGCAGATAACTACAAGCTGGATGTGAACGGCAACCTGCGGGCAACGAACTTCGCACAGACCTCCTCCCGGACCTACAAGGAGAACATTGCCAGCCTGCCGGTGAAGAAGGCGCTGGAGCTGCTGAACAAGCTGAAGCCGGTGACCTTCAACTACAAGACGGAGAACGGCAAGCAGCAGAATATCGGCTTCATCGCCGAGGATGTGCCACAGATTTTCTCCACTGCGGATCACAAGTCTGTAGTACTGATGGACATTATCGGTGTACTGACCACGGTAGTTCAGAAGCAGCAGAAGGAAGCTCAAGACATGCGCAAGCAGGTAAATGAGCTCAAGGTTCAGGTTACGGCCTTGGCCGGCGCTTAA
- a CDS encoding helix-turn-helix transcriptional regulator, whose product MAKWDNMLAMLWMLRSGKKLTAAQIADQLEISVRTVYRYIDALCASGVPVVAESGHDGGVHILESFSETPLFFSSMELRALLDAYKFAQSAGYPYALELENALKKVENGLHDEQRQDLSLHTGSLDVIAPSRPPSVVPLLRELEQAVKAGQTVHLTYRKVNAAQNEERVVDPYGLAYDRSEWYMVGFCHRSQAMRTYRVDRIVKLALTEASFPKPEPFSVSDYFRSQLEPEPEENAHLLVIRIEGEPDALNKLCGNWHLRHYLTERTDREARFLLDAPSMNKYLPEYLLSFGTSIRIHEPLELKNQIQELAGAISRHYMNDGD is encoded by the coding sequence ATGGCCAAATGGGATAATATGCTCGCAATGCTGTGGATGCTGAGGTCCGGCAAAAAGCTTACTGCCGCTCAGATCGCAGACCAGTTGGAGATCAGCGTCCGCACGGTATACCGGTATATCGATGCCTTATGTGCCAGTGGGGTGCCGGTGGTCGCCGAATCAGGACATGACGGCGGGGTACATATTCTGGAGAGCTTCAGTGAGACGCCCCTGTTCTTCAGCTCCATGGAGCTGAGAGCGCTGCTTGATGCCTATAAATTCGCGCAAAGCGCTGGCTATCCCTACGCCCTGGAGCTGGAAAACGCACTCAAAAAGGTAGAGAACGGGCTACACGATGAACAGCGCCAAGACCTGTCGCTGCACACAGGCAGTCTCGATGTGATCGCTCCGTCCCGTCCCCCGTCTGTCGTCCCTTTGCTGCGGGAGCTGGAGCAGGCTGTGAAGGCGGGCCAGACGGTCCACCTCACCTACCGGAAAGTGAATGCTGCACAGAACGAGGAGCGCGTAGTCGATCCATATGGTCTGGCTTACGACCGTTCGGAATGGTATATGGTTGGGTTCTGTCACCGGTCACAGGCCATGCGGACCTATCGTGTGGACCGCATTGTCAAGCTTGCGTTAACGGAAGCCAGCTTCCCTAAGCCGGAGCCCTTCTCGGTATCAGACTATTTCCGCAGCCAGCTGGAGCCGGAGCCGGAAGAAAATGCCCATCTGCTCGTGATCCGTATCGAAGGGGAGCCGGATGCGCTGAACAAGCTATGCGGCAACTGGCATCTGCGGCACTACCTGACGGAGCGGACGGACCGGGAGGCGAGGTTCCTGCTGGATGCTCCCTCTATGAATAAATATCTTCCCGAATATCTTTTGAGCTTCGGCACTTCCATACGTATTCATGAGCCTCTGGAGCTCAAGAACCAGATTCAGGAATTGGCCGGTGCGATTAGCAGACATTACATGAACGATGGGGATTGA
- a CDS encoding copper amine oxidase N-terminal domain-containing protein yields the protein MVTFKKLMQIIGLSVIVTSVAHSPAPAVAASGTTQSATAGAPAVQVYLNNEQITSPAGGATLINNTVMLSLDKLYVRGANITYDEHSRMLTIQNLLTQGSMKIGSTHASVNGKQITYPAAFQQVNKKLYIPLRFVNDAIGGSLEWDTLKREAFISYPEYTGKGRTAKNAYFLNGLDGTLYKRDAEGKVHSLGASTAKLDPYYIANTEITAEKISADADLVTIQYSSGEPSVNLTVYNMFVKKGVILRQSKANYWQFYPEDIKSYDGNAVMNDGHSVRLIAPDGSVKQTWNMSKLAGTPDATYAIEGISGNVLIVRSSQDGVLTLIDTVAKQAVVLYKEFDIDPKEFAGFIYDGIRFTGVSPDQTELQFMFTNNKKASRPFTYRLGS from the coding sequence ATGGTTACATTCAAAAAGCTCATGCAGATCATTGGACTCAGTGTTATTGTCACGAGCGTGGCACATTCTCCTGCCCCGGCTGTTGCTGCCTCCGGTACAACCCAGTCTGCCACAGCCGGGGCACCTGCGGTTCAGGTCTACCTGAACAATGAGCAGATTACTTCACCTGCAGGGGGCGCTACGCTCATCAACAATACAGTTATGCTCTCGCTGGACAAGCTATATGTGCGAGGGGCGAATATTACATATGACGAGCATTCCAGAATGCTCACCATTCAGAATCTGCTCACGCAGGGCAGCATGAAGATCGGCAGCACTCACGCCTCTGTGAACGGGAAGCAGATCACCTATCCCGCTGCCTTCCAGCAGGTGAATAAGAAGCTCTACATCCCTCTGCGCTTCGTGAATGATGCGATTGGCGGGTCACTGGAGTGGGATACGCTCAAGCGTGAAGCGTTCATCAGCTATCCTGAATACACCGGCAAAGGCAGGACGGCCAAGAACGCGTATTTCCTGAATGGGTTAGACGGCACTTTGTATAAGCGGGATGCTGAGGGCAAGGTTCATTCCCTGGGAGCTTCTACAGCAAAGCTTGATCCGTATTATATTGCCAACACGGAGATTACGGCTGAGAAAATATCGGCTGATGCCGACCTGGTGACCATTCAATATAGCAGCGGTGAGCCTTCCGTGAACCTGACTGTATACAATATGTTTGTGAAAAAAGGGGTCATTCTGCGCCAATCCAAAGCGAATTACTGGCAGTTCTACCCTGAGGATATCAAGAGCTATGACGGAAACGCCGTGATGAATGACGGTCATTCCGTTCGTTTAATCGCTCCGGATGGTTCCGTCAAGCAGACCTGGAATATGTCCAAGCTGGCCGGTACACCGGATGCCACCTATGCGATAGAAGGCATTAGCGGGAATGTTCTGATTGTCCGTTCTTCACAAGACGGCGTACTTACTCTAATCGATACAGTAGCTAAGCAAGCAGTCGTTCTTTACAAGGAATTCGATATCGATCCTAAAGAGTTCGCCGGATTCATCTATGATGGAATTCGGTTCACCGGAGTAAGTCCAGATCAAACTGAATTGCAGTTTATGTTCACCAATAACAAGAAGGCGAGCAGGCCATTTACGTATCGGCTGGGGTCTTAG
- a CDS encoding LysR family transcriptional regulator, with protein MIYLETRHLHYFLAVCQELHFTRAAEKLGISQPTLSQQIKVLEGELGLPLFDRIGKRIALTEAGALLKEYAVRMVQNEHNAKAAMDELRLDNRGTIRLGLLPSDLDYQLTPMLVKFHEDYPNIRLQVFASTVIQQEVLDNKLDIGICLQGPRDELLTKIDLGWEPYHLIVREDHPYAAKSHIELSELQYIQLVMYPRNFIGRELVENTCREAGFALEPIMETGSATSLIQLVQAGIGGTVQPGSLMDAMKNSGLRSIPILDSPPIRKLSLIYRADRYISKATHTFIGYLKEFWMDLLESSGTDDQSTKTPADT; from the coding sequence GTGATTTATTTGGAAACCCGCCATCTGCATTATTTTCTGGCTGTGTGTCAAGAACTGCATTTCACACGGGCCGCCGAGAAGCTGGGGATCAGCCAGCCCACGTTAAGCCAGCAGATCAAGGTGCTGGAAGGTGAGCTGGGGCTCCCCCTCTTCGACCGGATCGGCAAAAGAATTGCCCTTACCGAGGCCGGTGCACTCCTGAAGGAATACGCAGTCCGGATGGTCCAGAATGAACACAACGCCAAGGCGGCCATGGACGAGCTGCGCCTGGATAACCGCGGCACCATCCGGCTCGGCCTGCTGCCCTCCGACCTTGATTACCAATTAACACCGATGCTGGTTAAGTTCCACGAGGATTATCCAAATATACGGCTTCAGGTGTTCGCCTCGACGGTCATTCAGCAGGAGGTGCTGGATAACAAGCTGGACATCGGGATCTGCCTCCAGGGGCCGCGCGATGAACTGTTAACCAAGATTGATCTCGGCTGGGAGCCGTATCATCTGATTGTCCGCGAGGATCATCCTTACGCTGCCAAGAGTCATATCGAGTTGTCCGAGCTTCAGTACATCCAGCTTGTGATGTACCCGCGAAATTTTATCGGCAGAGAGCTGGTCGAGAACACCTGCCGGGAAGCCGGCTTTGCACTGGAACCGATTATGGAGACCGGATCGGCCACCTCGCTGATCCAGCTGGTCCAGGCCGGAATCGGCGGTACCGTGCAGCCGGGCAGTCTTATGGACGCGATGAAGAACAGCGGACTGCGCTCCATTCCCATCCTGGATTCGCCGCCGATCCGCAAGCTCAGCTTAATTTACCGGGCAGACCGTTACATCAGCAAGGCCACCCATACTTTTATCGGCTATCTGAAGGAGTTCTGGATGGATCTGTTGGAATCTTCCGGTACCGATGATCAGTCCACTAAGACCCCAGCCGATACGTAA
- a CDS encoding MFS transporter, translated as MPFLLLVIALLAASLNMRPVITSVSPLVSNIQGDLGMSSLQASLLTTLPVLCMGIFAPVAVSISRRFGMERSIFASMVLIGAATAARGVLSSAAGLILTALAAGVGIGIAGPLLSGFIKRYFPGRSAMVSVYSAALVLGASLAAGLSVPLYNWLGSSWKLSLAVWAVLSLAALPAWWRIAAKSLQPEAQRVHAKLPLANKRAWLLTVFFGLMASVFYSLTAWLAPIAMSKGYSRHDAGNLLTLFTLIQIPVSILVPILVARFQRRTLWLVLCSLFELSGLLLLLGSGSPFLSAVLLGIGAGGLFPLALMLPLLMTQRAEEASAWSSLSQGGGYILGALGPLAVGRILDASGSFQFALTGLAVVTVLMIAVQLMIGRSSREGTVSRVRP; from the coding sequence ATGCCTTTCCTATTATTAGTTATCGCCTTGCTGGCTGCCTCATTAAATATGCGTCCGGTCATTACGTCCGTCTCACCGCTGGTAAGCAATATTCAGGGGGACCTGGGGATGAGCAGCCTGCAGGCCAGTCTGCTGACTACGCTGCCTGTTCTGTGTATGGGCATCTTTGCACCGGTTGCTGTAAGCATCAGCCGCCGCTTCGGTATGGAGCGTTCAATCTTTGCATCGATGGTGCTAATCGGGGCGGCTACTGCCGCACGGGGCGTATTATCCTCGGCCGCTGGGCTAATTCTGACGGCGCTCGCAGCAGGTGTGGGGATCGGCATCGCCGGTCCGCTGCTGTCGGGCTTCATTAAGCGTTATTTCCCCGGGCGTTCGGCTATGGTAAGTGTATATTCTGCCGCGTTGGTGCTGGGCGCATCGCTGGCGGCAGGCCTGTCTGTTCCGTTGTACAATTGGCTGGGCAGCTCATGGAAGCTATCGCTGGCAGTATGGGCGGTACTCTCCCTGGCAGCTCTCCCGGCCTGGTGGAGAATTGCAGCGAAGTCGCTGCAGCCGGAGGCTCAGCGTGTGCATGCCAAGCTGCCCTTGGCGAACAAGCGGGCTTGGCTGCTGACCGTATTCTTCGGCCTGATGGCCAGTGTCTTTTATTCGCTGACGGCTTGGCTGGCCCCGATAGCCATGTCTAAGGGCTACAGCCGCCATGATGCAGGCAACCTGCTCACACTGTTCACCCTGATTCAGATTCCGGTGAGTATTCTGGTGCCGATCCTCGTGGCCAGATTCCAGCGGCGCACCTTATGGCTGGTGCTGTGCAGTCTGTTCGAGCTAAGCGGACTGCTGCTGCTCCTCGGATCAGGCTCACCATTCCTGAGCGCAGTCCTGCTCGGGATCGGTGCCGGAGGCTTGTTCCCGCTGGCGCTCATGCTGCCGCTGCTCATGACACAGCGGGCAGAAGAGGCCAGCGCCTGGTCCTCACTGAGCCAGGGCGGCGGCTATATTCTCGGAGCCTTGGGTCCGCTCGCAGTGGGCCGCATCCTGGATGCCTCGGGCTCATTCCAGTTTGCCTTAACCGGCTTAGCTGTAGTCACTGTGCTCATGATCGCGGTGCAGCTGATGATAGGCAGAAGCTCCCGTGAAGGTACAGTGTCTAGGGTACGTCCATAA